The following DNA comes from Novosphingobium sp. THN1.
ATGAGTGACGATGCTGCCCGCAATCCCCCATCCGGATTCCGTCCGGCAAGCACTTTGTTGCGGTATTCGCCAAAGTCAGTGCAATTGCCGGGCAACGAGTCACAGACAGTCAGGATCGTGCCGAGGCTGCCGGCCGATCTCCCGCCCGGTGAGTATCGCGCCCATTTCACGGTTTCAGCCGTACCGCCAATCACCGAAGCGGATTCGATCAGCGCTGCTGTCAACGGCAATGCACAGGCCGGCATCGGCGTACAGATCCTGCCTCGCTTCGGAATTTCGATACCCGTCATCCTGCGCATTGGCGCAACGACACTCGATGCGGGGATCAGCGAGGCTCGCCTTGTCCGTTCGGCCGAAGGCTCTTGGGAGTTCGAGGTGACCCTGACGCGCACCGGTACCCGGTCGGCTTTTGGCGATGTCATGATTACGGCAACAGGCTTTGCGAGCCCTGTCGCCCAGCTTCGAGGCGTCGGCCTGTATACCGAGATCAATTCGCGAACGGTCCGCATTCCCATGGACCCCAAGGTTGAGCGAGAAAAACTGCGTCCTGGCATGATGGTGACCATCACGTACCTCGACGATGACGTCGCTCCCGGTGCCGTGCTCGCCCGCAAGGAGATACGCCTGCCGTGAGCCGGGGGTGGCTGCCAAAGGCGGCGCTTCTGACCGGCACGGGCACAGCAATTGCCACTGCGGGACTGATGCTTGGTCGCGACGACAGGGCACCCGATGCCCCGCCCGGGGACGCCGAAATCAAGAACGAGCCCGAACGCATTGAGATGCCTGCAGTGCAATTTGCCCCTGCCGCATCCGATGGCCTTGGCGCGCGCTTGGACAACCCGCTTTCCAGGACGAACGGGCAGCAGGTCACTGAAGTGCACGGCGCCGTTCGTTCCGGATCGAGGCGAGCAATAGCGGTCTCGCAGCTGGATTTGCCGGTCACTCTTGATCGGCCGCGAGACAGGCAACAGCCGACGGCGCAGAACGGCCTGGCGCGCGTCTCGAGGACATCGACCGATCCGGCCCTGACTGACACCGCCTGCGCCGCGTCATGCCCTGCGCAGGCCTTGCCGGAGCAGGCTGATCGGGATCCTGCAATCTCTCCGATCTGGGCGCGTCCCGGTCAAACCTCGACTATCTTTGAGGTTCATGAACGCGAGCCGGCGACCGGGTCTAACGGATCTGATCCAACACCAATTATCGTGCTTCCTGTACCGGCCTTCGGCGCTGTTTCTGACCCTGCTCTTGAAACACGCCCCCCACTCCCCTTGCCAGCTACAGGGTCTGGACCGAAGGCCGAGCCCGCTCTGGTATTAGTTGGTGAAGCTGCTCTTGCCGGGCCAAACGCGAGTTCTGTTGATAGTCTGCCGCAGACATCCCCTGTATCCCCGCTGTCTGTCGTTGGACCGGACCCGGAACCAGCAGCAACAGCGCATGGGCCCGCACCCGTGCCCGCAAATCACATCGTCAGCACCGATGCGGCCGACGAGCAGACCACCTTGCCGAACCGTCATCAGGATGGGGGCGAAGTGCCCTGCCCATCCTGCGAGGAAGGCACACCGTCCTTACTTGCAGGCGCCCGCCAGGTTTCGGCACTATCACTCCGCGCAGAAGAGGATTCCCAACAGCGCCAGTCGTCATCCGCAATCGACAGTCATTTCGAAAGAGGCCATCAGGCGTCTTATCCCATCGCTGCGGGATCGATGCCGCAGGCACCTGCCGCTGCTCTGGCTCCGGCACCGAGCCCAGAAAGGACGCTGCCAACTCCCTTGTTCGGCCAAGGAGAACACCCTCCTGTCCCTGCCGCTCTGAACCGTCCTGTGCCCGCCCGAAGCACTCGCACGCAGGCTGCGACACTTGCAACAACACCGCGACCCGGCACAACGACGGCAAATGCCGCCGATTCAGCCTCAGGGACGGGTTTGGGGGCAGGATTGCTCGCCGCCGACACGCCCATGTTCACAGATGACGACGAACTGGTCATTTCCCTGCGAACAGCTTCCGGCGAAATCGAGGAAACCATCACCGCGTTCGGCACGCGCCAAGGTGTCTTTCTACCCTTGGGAGAACTGTCGCGGATACTTGATCTCGCGATCAGGATTTCGGACGAAGGACATTACGCCAGCGGCTGGATCATCGAGCCTGCACGAAGCGTATCGCTCAACCTTCGCGCCCGCGAAGGCATCATAGCCGGCAAGGCGACACAATTGTCGCCGGCGCTCTTCGCCTCCTATCAGGGCGATATCTTCGTGCGTTCCGATGCGCTCGCGAGCATCCTGCCAGTCGAGGTGAAAGTCGACCTGCGCGATCAGGCGGTCATCATCACTCTCCTCGAAAAGTTCCCGTTTCAGGCGCGGCTCGAGCGCGAAGCCGAGCGTCAGCGCCTCGCCAGTCGGCAAGGTGCCAGCCAGAAAGAGAATGCGCCCCTCGAACCCACTCCCTGGGCAGCATATTCTATGCCTGTCAGCGACGTGGAAATGCGCGCGGTGACCGACGACACGTTCGGGTCACGCCTTGAACTTGAAATGCGTGCCGCAGCAGATCTCGCCTTCGTGACAGCGCGAGGCTATCTTGAAGCCAGCAGCCGCGATGGCCTGACAGGCGTCCGCATGGAATTTGGCCGCCGGGATCCGGCAGCAACGCTCCTTGGCCCTTTGCACGCCACACAGTTCGCTATCGGCGATATCGCGACGGTTTCGCAGGCGATTGGCCTCAGGTCCGTGGCCGGTCGAGGTCTCTTTGTCAGCAACGCTCCGCTGGATGAAAGCTCCGTATTCGACAGGATCGATCTTCGAGGGCCCCTTCCCGATGGCTACGAAGTCGAACTCTACCGCAACAATGTTCTGATTGGCGCATCGCAAACCGCGGTCAATGGTCAGTACGAGTTTCTGCAAATCCCGCTCGACTTCGGAGCGAATGTGCTGCGCCTCGTGTTCTATGGCCCGCAAGGTCAAACCCGGGAGGAAGTACGTCGCTTCAACGTGGGCAATGGCCGGCTTGCCACCGGCGATTTCGTCTATGATCTTGGCGTGGTCCAAAAGGATCGGCCCCTGATCGCGGTCCGCCCTCCCCTCTATCTTGCAACCCCCAGCGAAGGCCAGTGGCGGGCTTCCGGCAACATCGCCTACGGCATGTCTTCCCGTGTGACGCTCGCCGGCGGAATGGCGCTTGCCTGGAACAAGCTGGGCGAGCTGCCCGGAATCGCAGGCAACATCGGCATTCGCAGCGAAATCGCAGGCCTGCCCTGGCGGCTCGACGCCGCGCTCCAGCAAGGCGGCGCGCGCGCACTGCGCGGTGCCGTCGCTGCGCGAATGGGCGCAATCGGCGTGTCCATGGCGCACGGCGAGTATCGCGGGGGCTTCATCGACGAGGTACAGGCATTCGAAGCTGTCCCCTTGCGCCGGGCAAGCTCGCTCGATGTCAACGGCGCATTGCCCTTCGGATCGACCGGCCTTCCCTTCATCGCTCGCCTGTCCCGGCTGGCCTTCGCCGATGGCAGATCGATCGAAACGGCAAGCCTGCGTACATCGCTGCGAATTGGCACCGCTCTGCTCAGCCCCGCGCTGGAATACAATGCGTCGGCTGCGGGCCTCGCGACCAGCTCTCGCCTGGCTGCGAGTTTCGACCTGGCCCTCTTTGCCGGATCGCGCACCCGGATCAGGGCGTCGACCACGGTTGATCTTCTCGGTTCGCCGACATTGTCCCAAATCTCGGGGCAGATTGATCGAACCCTGTCGGCAAGACAGGCCGTCCGCATCTTTGCCTCGCATTCGTTCCCTGCGCGTCAAAGCCAGATCGGCGGTTCGTTCAGCCATCGTTTCGACAACGCCAGTCTGGCGCTCGATGCTTCGGCCAGTTTCCCGACGCACGCTCACTACATCGGCTTGCGCCTCTCGACAGGCTTCCTGCAGAACCCCTTCTCCCGGCGCATCCAACTGGCGATGCCGGGAGTTTCCAGTGGCGGTCTACTTGCCGTTCGCACCTACCGCGACGAAAATGCCAATGGCATCCAGGATGCAGGAGACGCACCTATCGCCAACGTTGCCGTCATTGCTTCAGGCAAGGCCTATGAAACCGATGACGATGGTATTGCGCTCGTGCCCTCGCTTGGCGACGGCCAGAAGGCAAGCTACGGCATTGACGAGGCTACGCTGCCTGACATTACCCTGGCACCAGGCCGCAAAGGCAGCGCCTTTGTCGCGCGAGCGGGCCGGATTCACAGCGTCGGTCTTGGTATCGTGTCCTTGTCCGATATCGAGGGTCAGGCGGTCTATTCAGGGGCCGCCACGCTCAAGGGTGTATCGGGCTTGCAGATGGTTCTGACCGACCTCGACGGCAATGCTCGCGGCAGGGCGCGCTCGCGCGCTGGGGGCAGCTTTCTGTTCGAGCGGGTTCCACCCGGTCGCTACCGCATCGAAATCGCCGCCGATCAGGCAGAGCGCCTTGGCATCGGCCTCGCTACCCCTGTCGTAATCGAGCTGTCCGGAAAAGCGGACATCGTTCGTGCGAACCTGCTGGTGAAGGATACACAGTCCTTGCCCGGTCAATGATTCCCGGCAAGTCGCAGTCAATTCCCTGGCGCTTGGCTGATCGCTTGCTCCCCATAACTGCAGCTTGCCACGCGCGCGCAACGCTTCATCTCTCCACGCCACTTGCAATGTTGCATTGCAAAATGCAGAGCCTAGACCCCTAGCCGCTGCCGGTTTTGCGTGAAAGTCAGGAAATTCTTGTCGACATGCCACGTTCGACGTTGATACCAATTCTGGCAGCCACATTCTGGCTGTGTGTCGTCGTCACGCTCTTTTTCGCCTTGTCTCCTCGAGGCGACATCGCCCTTGTGAACGACAAGACCCTCCACATGCTGGCGTTTGCATCCCTGACGTGCCTTGCCTGCGCGACATTTCCTTTTGCGTCGATGATCCGAGTCTTTTTCTGGCTCTGTCTCTTTGGTGGAGCCATCGAACTGGCTCAGATGATCCCGGAAGTGCACCGTGATGCGGAACTCGCCGACTGGCTAGCCGATACCTTGGCGATCGCAGGTGTGCTTTGCGCAATCAAGCTGACCGGCTTTCGCGCCTGGCAGGCAAGGTCTGCTCTTGCTGCTTCGGCTCGCGGCTCGGCTTGATATGGCTCGGGCCAACATGGATCTGGCAACATTCTGGCGGTCCCTGGCCGGTCCGCTCTCCATTCGAACGATTGCGGCCGCGGCCCTCCTGACTCTTGGTTGCGTCGTTTCCCTGCCATCCTTGGCCGAAGCGCCAGCTCCCTGGCCAATCCGGACGCGCGAGCGGATCGCGCTGGTCAATGAGCTGGATTTCCGATTGCGCAGTGCAGTTCTGCCCTCGGCCTGCAGCAAACAAGCTCCGGTACTCGGTGCCGAGTTCGATGCCATCAGCAATTACGCGGCAAACGACCGGACCGCCATTGCGCAATTGCTGGGCCTGCATGAGCATCCCCAGGCCGTTGCCGTAGCTGCAGGCAGCCCCGCCGCTATTGCCGGCCTGGCGGTCGGTGACGACGTCCTGAGCATCAATGGCAAAGAGCCAGCGCAACTGCCAGCGGTCGGCGGCCTCACCTTGTCCGATCTCGTCCACGACAGCATTGTCGAACAGCTCTCTAGCGGACCGGTCAAACTGCTCATCAAGCGTGGCGGTACACTCAAGGAACTCGTCATCTCGCCTCGTCTGCTTTGCCCGGGCCATGCCAACCTCTCGACAGCCCGTAACGTGACTTCGCATGAAGGTGGCAATGAAATTCTCGTGACAGCCGGCATGGTCGACTTCACGCGCAGCACCGATGAGCTGGCACTGGTCATGGGGCACGAGTTCGCTCACGTGTTCCTCGGGCATGACAAGGCCAAGTCGCTCGGCATTCGCAGGCAAATGGAACGCGACGCCGATATGCTCGGTGCCGCCATTGCCCGCTGCGCAGGTTATGACGTGGCCAAGTCACTGTCCTTCTGGGACCGGTTCGGTGCGCGCGACAAGTTCGCCTTTCTCAAACTGCCAACGCACGACAAGGCAAGCACGAGAAAGCAGCGCCTGCTTGCCTATGTGCACGAAACACAAGCGCAATGTCCCTTGGCGGCGCTATGATTAATTTCCGCAATCATCCCCGTTGTGCAGGCTGTGTCCTGCACAAGACGGAGCGGAGTCCAGCCATCTCCGCTCGTTGGCGCCGCTACCGGCATCACGCCGTGATCGCCTGATGCGCCTGAAGTGTGAGCAAGCGCACTGCTCCAATCCGGGACGACCCTTAACAAAAGTACAACGAATCACTTGCGACCTTCGCGGGTGCAGCATAGTGTCCAAAATGAAACAAACGATAGAATGGCTTTCCGGTCAGGTCGCGCCGCTGGTCTGGAGCACTCAGGGATGAATCAGCACACGGGCATTGCGATAGATAGCCTCGCATCGACAACACGCGGCAGGCGCCCGGTCTCCAAGCACAAGCAGCGAGTGTTTCTCGCTGCCACGCTGTTGCTGACCGACCTCGTTGCGATTTTCCTCGGTCTTGCCCTGGCAAGCATGATCCGGTTCGGCCATGTATGGACTGGCCTCGATAGCCGCAATATCCTGGCCATTGCACCATTTTACGTGATCAGCGCTGTGGCCGTACGAGCGCTGAGTGGCGAGGCGCTGATCAGGCTCGCCGAGACGCTGAAGCGAGGCATGCTGGCACTGGGCGCTACGGCATCCATGCTTCTCTATCTTCTCTTTGCCACCCAGGACGGCGACCAGGTCTCGAGAGCTCTCCTCACCCTGACATTTGCTTGTGCAGCTGCCATGCTTTTGGTCCTCCGACCGCTGCACGTCTATTTTGCTCGGCATCACCTCGGCGGTGAACTCTATTCGGTTCTGGTCCTCAACGATGGCGTGTTTCCTGTATCGCT
Coding sequences within:
- a CDS encoding teicoplanin resistance protein VanZ, with the translated sequence MRESQEILVDMPRSTLIPILAATFWLCVVVTLFFALSPRGDIALVNDKTLHMLAFASLTCLACATFPFASMIRVFFWLCLFGGAIELAQMIPEVHRDAELADWLADTLAIAGVLCAIKLTGFRAWQARSALAASARGSA
- a CDS encoding M48 family metallopeptidase, whose product is MDLATFWRSLAGPLSIRTIAAAALLTLGCVVSLPSLAEAPAPWPIRTRERIALVNELDFRLRSAVLPSACSKQAPVLGAEFDAISNYAANDRTAIAQLLGLHEHPQAVAVAAGSPAAIAGLAVGDDVLSINGKEPAQLPAVGGLTLSDLVHDSIVEQLSSGPVKLLIKRGGTLKELVISPRLLCPGHANLSTARNVTSHEGGNEILVTAGMVDFTRSTDELALVMGHEFAHVFLGHDKAKSLGIRRQMERDADMLGAAIARCAGYDVAKSLSFWDRFGARDKFAFLKLPTHDKASTRKQRLLAYVHETQAQCPLAAL